The Mycolicibacterium boenickei genome has a segment encoding these proteins:
- the eccA gene encoding type VII secretion AAA-ATPase EccA → MVDHLAGMFGSAVGMLSSSPARSLEMFTEITNYDETACDAWIGRIRCGDNDRVTLFRAWYSRSNFGQLAGTAEISMNSVGARIPIGGIYGKDISYPINSPLSITMGFAVQEAAEGNFADAMEALEGAPAAGSDHLVSWVKAVIYGAAQRWTDVIDQVRGADQWPDKFLAAAAGVAHGVAAANLGLFTEADRRLTEANDTPAGQACAPAIAWYLAMARRYQGNEESAQVLLEWLQANFPEPKVTAALRDPAYRLETLTPEKIAARTDPWDPSSVVADTSGRDKLLAEAQAELDRQIGLGRVKEQIEAYRAATQMARIRAARGMKVAQTSKHMIFAGPPGTGKTTIARVVANILAGLGVIAEPKLIETSRKDFVAEYEGQSAVKTAKTIDRALGGVLFIDEAYTLVQERDGRADPFGTEALDTLLARMENDRDRLVVIIAGYSNDIDRLLETNDGLRSRFATRIEFDSYSPDDIVEITKVIAKANDSQLDDEAAKRVHEAASLLSQRTLNGKPALDIAGNGRYARQLVEAGEQNRDMRLARSLDFENLGVDQLSEVNGEDMAAAIAAVHSRLNIGE, encoded by the coding sequence ATGGTTGACCACCTCGCTGGGATGTTCGGCTCGGCAGTCGGGATGCTGAGCAGTTCCCCGGCCCGTTCGCTCGAGATGTTCACCGAGATCACCAATTACGACGAAACCGCGTGTGACGCGTGGATCGGCCGGATTCGGTGCGGTGACAACGATCGGGTGACGCTGTTCCGGGCCTGGTATTCGCGCTCGAACTTCGGGCAGTTGGCCGGCACCGCCGAGATCTCGATGAACAGTGTCGGCGCACGGATCCCGATCGGCGGCATCTACGGCAAGGACATCTCCTACCCGATCAACTCGCCGCTGTCGATCACCATGGGCTTTGCCGTGCAGGAGGCGGCAGAAGGAAACTTCGCCGACGCGATGGAGGCATTGGAAGGAGCACCGGCCGCCGGGTCCGATCATCTGGTGTCCTGGGTGAAGGCAGTGATCTACGGTGCGGCGCAACGCTGGACCGATGTGATCGACCAGGTGCGCGGCGCCGACCAGTGGCCCGACAAGTTCCTTGCTGCCGCGGCGGGTGTGGCCCACGGGGTGGCGGCGGCCAACCTGGGGCTGTTCACCGAGGCCGATCGTAGGCTCACCGAGGCCAATGACACTCCGGCCGGCCAAGCGTGCGCACCCGCGATCGCCTGGTACCTGGCAATGGCCCGGCGCTACCAGGGCAACGAGGAATCCGCCCAGGTACTCCTGGAATGGCTGCAGGCGAACTTCCCCGAGCCCAAAGTCACTGCGGCACTGCGTGATCCGGCCTACCGGCTGGAGACTCTCACTCCCGAGAAGATCGCGGCCCGCACCGATCCCTGGGACCCGTCCAGCGTCGTGGCCGACACCTCGGGACGCGACAAGCTGCTGGCCGAGGCGCAGGCCGAGCTCGACCGGCAGATCGGCCTGGGCCGGGTCAAGGAGCAGATCGAGGCCTACCGGGCAGCGACCCAGATGGCCCGGATCCGTGCCGCGCGCGGCATGAAGGTGGCCCAGACCTCCAAGCACATGATCTTCGCGGGTCCCCCAGGTACCGGCAAGACGACGATCGCGCGCGTGGTGGCCAACATCCTGGCCGGTCTCGGCGTCATCGCCGAACCGAAGTTGATCGAGACCTCGCGTAAGGATTTCGTCGCGGAGTACGAAGGTCAGTCGGCGGTGAAGACGGCCAAGACGATCGATCGCGCGCTCGGCGGCGTGCTGTTCATCGACGAGGCCTACACACTGGTGCAGGAGCGCGACGGCCGCGCCGACCCGTTCGGCACCGAGGCGCTGGACACCCTGCTGGCCCGGATGGAGAACGACCGCGACCGGTTGGTGGTGATCATCGCCGGCTACAGCAACGACATCGATCGCCTGCTGGAGACCAACGACGGCCTGCGTTCGCGGTTCGCGACCCGGATCGAGTTCGACTCGTACTCGCCCGACGACATCGTTGAGATCACGAAAGTCATTGCCAAGGCCAATGATTCACAGCTCGACGACGAGGCGGCCAAGAGGGTGCACGAGGCGGCGAGCCTGCTGAGTCAGCGCACCCTCAACGGCAAGCCGGCCCTGGACATCGCCGGTAACGGGCGCTACGCCCGGCAGCTGGTGGAGGCCGGTGAGCAGAACCGCGACATGCGGCTGGCCCGGTCGCTGGACTTCGAGAACCTGGGTGTCGATCAGCTCAGTGAGGTCAACGGAGAAGACATGGCGGCAGCGATCGCGGCGGTGCACAGCCGCCTGAACATCGGCGAATAG
- the eccB gene encoding type VII secretion protein EccB, whose amino-acid sequence MAGFRLTTKVQVSGWRFLLRRVEHAIVRRDTRMFDDPLQFYSRAVFAGVVVSVLICLGAALMAYFKPLGKQGSDQLLVDRTTNQLYVMLPGSNVLRPVYNLTSARLALGNSGTPSAVKSEELNRLPKGQPIGIPGAPYATPTGVPASRWTLCDTVAKPDSSAPKVETSILIRSLATDLAVGPMRPNQGMLVSFEGGNWLVTADGRHSIDLGDRAVSSAVGIPVTAKATPVSEGLFNALANMGPWQLPAIPAAGAPNTVGLPENLVIGSVFQTATESDPQHYVVLPDGVARVNPTTAAALRATNSYGLLQPPSVEASVVAKIAEQVYVSPLPDKPLEVLLRQDSPVLCWAWQREPGDQAPKTTVIAGRRLPIPSSAVGTGIDQIGGDSTVYIEGGQFVRLQSPDPRVGESLYYIDPQGVRYGIANDDAAKNLGLSGSVNAPWQVVGLLVEGPVLSKDAALLEHDTLPADPHPRKVESKQGS is encoded by the coding sequence ATGGCAGGCTTCCGGCTCACCACCAAGGTCCAGGTCAGCGGCTGGCGCTTTCTGCTGCGCCGCGTCGAGCACGCCATCGTGCGCCGGGACACCCGGATGTTCGACGATCCGCTGCAGTTCTACAGCCGCGCGGTGTTCGCCGGTGTCGTGGTCTCGGTGCTCATCTGTCTCGGCGCGGCGTTGATGGCGTATTTCAAGCCGCTGGGCAAGCAGGGCAGTGACCAGCTGTTGGTCGACCGCACCACCAATCAGCTCTACGTGATGCTGCCCGGCAGCAACGTGCTGCGGCCGGTGTACAACCTGACGTCGGCCCGGCTGGCCCTCGGCAATTCGGGGACTCCGTCGGCGGTGAAGTCCGAGGAGCTCAATCGGCTGCCCAAGGGCCAGCCGATCGGTATCCCCGGTGCGCCGTATGCCACGCCGACGGGTGTGCCCGCATCGCGCTGGACACTGTGCGACACCGTCGCCAAGCCCGACAGCTCGGCACCCAAGGTGGAAACCTCCATCCTGATCCGGTCGCTGGCAACGGATCTCGCGGTCGGCCCGATGCGCCCGAACCAGGGCATGCTGGTGTCGTTCGAGGGCGGTAACTGGCTGGTCACCGCCGACGGCCGGCACAGCATCGACCTGGGCGACCGCGCGGTGAGCTCGGCGGTGGGCATCCCGGTCACCGCCAAGGCCACCCCGGTCTCGGAGGGGCTGTTCAACGCGCTGGCCAACATGGGCCCGTGGCAGCTGCCGGCGATCCCGGCCGCCGGAGCGCCGAATACCGTTGGGCTGCCGGAGAATCTGGTGATCGGGTCGGTGTTCCAGACGGCCACCGAGTCCGATCCGCAGCACTACGTGGTGTTGCCGGACGGTGTCGCCCGCGTCAACCCCACCACTGCGGCGGCCTTGCGCGCCACCAACTCCTACGGACTGTTGCAACCGCCCTCGGTCGAGGCGAGCGTGGTGGCCAAGATCGCCGAGCAGGTGTACGTGTCGCCGCTCCCGGACAAGCCGCTCGAGGTGCTGCTGCGGCAGGACTCGCCGGTGTTGTGCTGGGCCTGGCAGCGTGAGCCGGGCGATCAGGCGCCGAAGACCACGGTAATCGCCGGCCGCCGCCTGCCGATCCCGTCGTCGGCCGTCGGCACCGGGATCGACCAGATCGGCGGTGACTCAACGGTGTACATCGAAGGCGGTCAGTTCGTGCGGCTGCAGTCGCCGGATCCCCGGGTGGGCGAAAGCCTGTATTACATCGATCCGCAAGGGGTGCGGTACGGCATCGCCAATGACGATGCCGCGAAGAATCTGGGCTTGTCCGGTTCGGTGAACGCACCGTGGCAAGTCGTCGGGCTGCTGGTGGAGGGCCCGGTGTTGTCGAAGGACGCGGCGCTGCTTGAGCACGACACGCTGCCTGCCGACCCACATCCGCGCAAAGTCGAAAGCAAGCAAGGCTCATGA
- the eccCa gene encoding type VII secretion protein EccCa → MTTKKFTPTIKRGPRLTPGEINVAAPDDLGIEIPPSGMQKAMPWVMGGCMLGMIAIMIFTGVRQLSPYMLMMPLMMIMGTVGFMSGGGQGGKRVPEINADRKEYLRYLAGLRTRVTSSASAQVAFFGYHAPHPEDLLSIIGTHRQWSRQANSDFYAATRIGIGAEIAVDRLLKPNTSGELAGPQGAPQPHLEPVSHMWVTKFLRTHGLIQDCPKLVQLRTFPTIAVGGDIDGAAGLLTAMICHLAVFHPPDLLQIRVLTDNPEDPNWSWLKWLPHVQHQTDTDAAGPTRLVYTRPDGLSDLTARGPHSADSAPGGPYVIVVDLTGGKAGFPVDGRAGVTVLTLGNHRGSAYRLRVDADGTADDKLPNQNYREVTRVVDRMTPAQAGRVARKLAGWSITGTIIDKNVRVQKKVSKEWHHLVGAKSVEEVTPARWRMFTDTDRDRLKIPFGHELKTGEVMKLDIKEGAEFGAGPHGMLIGTTGSGKSEFLRTMILSLVATHHPDQINLLLTDFKGGSTFLGMEKLPHTAAVVTNMEEEAELVGRMGEVLTGELDRRQQILRQAGMQVGAAGALSGVAEYEKHRERGADLPPLPTLFVVVDEFAELLQNHPDFIGLFDRICRVGRSLRVHLLLATQSLNTGGVRIDKLEPNLTYRIALRTTSSAESKAVIGTPEAQYITNKESGVGFLRVGMEDPVKFSTLYTGANYVPEVEDSADGEARPREKRQARVRIHQFTTTPIFDTAVS, encoded by the coding sequence ATGACGACCAAGAAGTTCACCCCGACGATCAAGCGCGGGCCGCGGCTGACACCGGGCGAGATCAACGTCGCCGCACCGGATGACCTCGGGATCGAGATCCCGCCGTCGGGCATGCAGAAGGCCATGCCCTGGGTCATGGGCGGCTGCATGCTCGGCATGATCGCGATCATGATCTTCACCGGCGTGCGTCAGCTGTCGCCGTACATGCTGATGATGCCGCTGATGATGATCATGGGCACCGTCGGTTTCATGTCCGGCGGCGGTCAGGGCGGCAAGCGGGTTCCCGAGATCAACGCCGACCGCAAGGAATACCTGCGGTACCTGGCCGGCCTGCGTACCCGCGTGACGTCGTCGGCGTCGGCTCAGGTGGCGTTCTTCGGTTACCACGCACCGCATCCCGAGGATCTGTTGTCGATCATCGGAACGCACCGGCAGTGGTCGCGTCAGGCCAACTCGGACTTCTACGCCGCCACCCGGATCGGCATCGGTGCCGAGATCGCGGTCGACCGGCTGCTCAAGCCGAACACCAGTGGCGAGCTCGCCGGCCCGCAGGGCGCGCCGCAGCCGCACCTGGAGCCCGTCAGCCACATGTGGGTGACCAAGTTCCTGCGCACCCACGGCTTGATCCAGGATTGCCCGAAACTTGTTCAGCTGCGGACATTTCCGACCATCGCCGTGGGTGGCGACATCGATGGCGCGGCGGGGCTGCTGACCGCGATGATCTGTCATCTGGCGGTCTTCCATCCGCCAGACCTGCTGCAGATCCGGGTGCTCACCGACAACCCGGAGGATCCGAACTGGTCGTGGCTCAAGTGGTTGCCGCACGTCCAGCACCAGACCGATACCGATGCGGCCGGGCCCACCCGGCTGGTCTACACCCGTCCCGACGGGCTGAGCGATCTGACCGCGCGCGGCCCGCACAGCGCCGACTCCGCGCCAGGCGGCCCCTACGTGATCGTGGTCGATCTGACCGGCGGCAAGGCCGGTTTCCCGGTCGACGGCCGGGCCGGCGTCACCGTGCTCACGCTGGGCAATCACCGCGGCTCGGCCTACCGGCTGCGGGTCGATGCGGACGGTACGGCCGACGACAAGCTTCCGAACCAGAACTACCGCGAGGTGACGCGCGTCGTCGACCGGATGACCCCGGCGCAGGCCGGCAGGGTCGCCCGCAAGCTGGCCGGCTGGTCGATCACCGGGACGATCATCGACAAGAACGTCCGGGTACAGAAGAAGGTCTCCAAAGAATGGCACCACCTGGTGGGCGCCAAGTCGGTGGAGGAAGTGACGCCCGCGCGCTGGCGGATGTTCACCGACACCGACCGGGACCGGCTCAAGATCCCGTTCGGTCACGAGCTCAAGACCGGCGAGGTGATGAAGCTCGACATCAAGGAGGGCGCCGAGTTCGGCGCAGGCCCGCACGGCATGCTGATCGGCACCACCGGCTCGGGTAAGTCGGAGTTCCTGCGGACCATGATCCTGTCGCTGGTGGCGACCCATCACCCGGATCAGATCAACTTGCTGCTCACCGACTTCAAGGGCGGTTCGACCTTCCTGGGTATGGAGAAGCTGCCGCACACCGCGGCCGTCGTCACCAACATGGAAGAGGAAGCCGAGCTCGTCGGCCGTATGGGCGAGGTGCTCACCGGTGAGCTCGACCGGCGCCAGCAGATCCTGCGTCAGGCGGGTATGCAGGTCGGCGCCGCGGGCGCGCTCTCGGGTGTGGCCGAGTACGAGAAGCACCGCGAGCGCGGTGCGGACCTTCCGCCGTTGCCGACGCTGTTCGTGGTGGTCGACGAGTTCGCCGAGCTCCTGCAGAACCATCCGGACTTCATCGGGTTGTTCGACCGGATCTGCCGCGTCGGCCGCTCGTTGCGTGTCCACCTGCTGCTCGCCACCCAGTCGCTGAACACCGGCGGCGTCCGCATCGACAAGCTCGAGCCCAACCTGACCTACCGAATCGCGTTGCGTACCACCAGTTCCGCCGAGTCCAAGGCGGTGATCGGCACGCCGGAGGCGCAGTACATCACCAACAAGGAGAGCGGTGTCGGCTTCCTCCGGGTGGGCATGGAGGACCCGGTGAAGTTCAGCACCCTCTACACCGGCGCCAACTATGTGCCCGAGGTGGAGGACTCCGCGGACGGCGAGGCCAGGCCTCGGGAGAAGCGGCAGGCCCGGGTGCGGATCCACCAGTTCACGACGACCCCGATTTTTGATACGGCGGTGAGCTAG
- the eccCb gene encoding type VII secretion protein EccCb has product MSTDAEPRVLREVVLEQLGTGESRAYKMWLPPLTDPTPVNELVERDYQRAPLRFALGIMDEPRRHRQDIWGVDVSAAGGNIAIGGAPQTGKSTFLQTLMLSAAATHSPREVQFYCIDLGGGGLMYMEDLPHVGGVATRAEPDRVNRVVAEVKAVLRAREQVFKQYRVGSISAYREMRNDPNNPAAQDPFGDVFLVIDGWPAFVAEFPDLEPAVQDLAGQGLAYGVHVIISTPRWTELKSRVRDYLGTKIEFRLGDVNETQIDRITRDIPANRPGRAVSLEKHHLMIGVPRLDGVHSAANIVDAITAGVQEVAARHTDQAPQVRVLPDRIYLHQLDPNPPGPDSDYRTRWQVPLGVRESDLTVAYNQMNLTPHLLIFGAPKSGKTTIAHAVAKAICSRNSPDQVRFMLADYRSGLLDAVPETHLLAAGAINRNSASLEEAIKALATNLKKRLPPPDLTTAQLRARSWWSGPDIVLLVDDWHMITAAAGMMSPMAPLGPLLPAAADIGLHIIVACQMSLAHRATMDKFVGAAYGAGSPTLFLSGEKNDFPSREIIVKKRPPGQAFMVGPDGKEVIQASYVDPPAE; this is encoded by the coding sequence ATGAGTACAGACGCCGAACCCAGGGTGTTGCGCGAGGTCGTCCTCGAGCAGTTGGGCACCGGTGAGAGCCGTGCCTACAAGATGTGGCTGCCGCCGCTGACCGATCCGACACCGGTCAACGAGCTCGTCGAGCGTGACTACCAGCGGGCGCCGTTGCGCTTCGCGCTGGGCATCATGGACGAGCCGCGTCGCCACCGGCAGGACATCTGGGGCGTCGACGTCTCGGCGGCCGGCGGCAACATCGCGATCGGCGGTGCACCGCAGACCGGGAAGTCGACGTTCCTGCAGACCCTGATGCTGTCGGCCGCGGCCACCCACTCGCCGCGGGAGGTGCAGTTCTACTGCATCGATCTCGGTGGTGGTGGCTTGATGTACATGGAGGATCTGCCGCACGTGGGTGGCGTGGCGACCCGTGCCGAGCCGGACCGGGTGAACCGCGTGGTGGCCGAGGTCAAAGCGGTGCTGAGGGCCCGTGAGCAGGTGTTCAAGCAGTACCGCGTCGGCTCGATCTCGGCCTACCGCGAGATGCGGAATGATCCGAACAACCCGGCCGCGCAGGACCCGTTCGGCGATGTCTTCCTGGTGATCGACGGCTGGCCGGCCTTCGTCGCCGAGTTCCCCGACCTGGAACCGGCCGTTCAGGATCTCGCCGGCCAGGGTCTGGCGTACGGCGTGCACGTCATCATCTCCACGCCGCGCTGGACCGAGCTCAAGTCACGTGTGCGTGACTACCTGGGCACCAAGATCGAATTCCGGCTCGGTGACGTGAACGAGACCCAGATCGACCGGATCACCCGGGACATCCCGGCCAACCGTCCGGGCCGGGCCGTTTCCCTCGAGAAGCACCACCTGATGATCGGGGTGCCCCGGTTGGACGGCGTCCACAGCGCCGCCAACATCGTCGACGCGATCACGGCGGGCGTGCAGGAGGTGGCCGCGCGCCACACCGACCAGGCACCGCAGGTGCGCGTGCTGCCGGACCGGATCTACCTGCATCAGCTCGACCCGAATCCGCCGGGACCCGATTCCGATTACCGGACGCGTTGGCAGGTGCCGCTGGGCGTGCGCGAGTCCGACCTCACGGTGGCCTACAACCAGATGAACCTGACGCCGCATCTGCTGATCTTCGGTGCCCCGAAGTCGGGCAAGACGACCATCGCGCATGCGGTGGCCAAGGCGATCTGCAGTCGCAACAGCCCCGACCAGGTCCGGTTCATGCTGGCCGACTACCGGTCGGGCCTGCTCGACGCGGTGCCCGAGACGCATCTGCTGGCCGCCGGCGCGATCAACCGCAACAGCGCGTCGTTGGAAGAGGCGATCAAGGCCCTGGCGACCAACTTGAAGAAGCGGTTGCCGCCGCCGGACCTGACCACCGCGCAGCTGCGCGCGCGGTCATGGTGGAGTGGGCCGGACATCGTGCTGCTGGTCGATGACTGGCACATGATCACCGCCGCTGCCGGCATGATGTCGCCGATGGCACCGCTGGGTCCGCTGCTTCCGGCAGCGGCCGACATCGGCCTGCACATCATCGTGGCGTGCCAGATGAGCCTGGCACACCGGGCGACCATGGATAAGTTCGTCGGCGCCGCCTACGGTGCCGGTTCGCCGACGCTGTTCCTCTCGGGTGAGAAGAACGACTTCCCGTCGCGAGAGATCATCGTCAAGAAAAGGCCTCCTGGCCAGGCATTTATGGTCGGGCCGGACGGCAAGGAAGTCATCCAGGCCTCCTACGTGGACCCTCCCGCGGAATAA